In Fluviispira sanaruensis, a genomic segment contains:
- a CDS encoding Trp family transcriptional regulator, with protein sequence MIQLRSHKTSKEIIQFLKEIHCKDLNSFESEQLLKVFLTPAEIDAIAQRVQIVDLISQGVAQREISEKLGVGIATVTRGSRMLQENPDLLRRVFPRSSDSL encoded by the coding sequence ATGATTCAATTAAGATCTCACAAAACCTCTAAAGAAATAATTCAATTTTTAAAAGAAATACATTGCAAAGATTTGAATTCATTTGAAAGTGAACAACTTCTTAAAGTATTTTTAACCCCTGCTGAAATTGATGCAATTGCACAAAGAGTGCAAATAGTCGATTTAATTTCTCAAGGGGTTGCTCAACGAGAAATTTCTGAAAAACTTGGAGTAGGCATAGCTACTGTTACACGAGGAAGTAGAATGCTCCAAGAAAATCCAGATCTTTTAAGAAGAGTCTTTCCAAGAAGTTCTGATTCTCTTTGA
- a CDS encoding 1-acyl-sn-glycerol-3-phosphate acyltransferase: protein MMRLLAFLLCRIFFKRISVSGTPYTGGSAIWAANHSSGIVDPAVMLGLAPVTIRPLAKHTLWEMPVMKQILQITKAIPVTRLQDIKKDVQAQKEMLQQGNFEPDWRAKANNEAFQAVGDALLKGDCILIFPEGVSHDDPYIYKFKTGLARMALQAMSRANNDNFHVVVQPVVIDYSEKDEFRSELNLHYCEPVVITSADNSVNDIMDGVRESLEAGFASFFSWDEKRNWRFLFELSYGRQAYSSREFRIFVEKLRPEFDIDPILMARIQTMRRMMQAVNVSPIQLVWGDVNYKRRNFFWVIFRHGWFYLFLTIPIEFLGTIVWAIPSKFCESLAKKSTSDRDVRATMKIAHGMWFFPLWAFFTSSVFTYLLGSYLPNINKIVIWIAFLILTPTFLALSLMVRESINFFPGFLRLAKLRFFFPRGWYELMKEWREISDGVMLKIKSQEESKKPKHN from the coding sequence ATGATGCGTCTTCTCGCATTTCTTCTTTGTAGGATTTTCTTTAAACGCATAAGCGTTTCGGGAACTCCTTATACTGGTGGTTCGGCAATATGGGCAGCCAATCATTCAAGCGGCATAGTAGACCCCGCAGTGATGCTTGGTTTGGCACCTGTGACAATTCGACCACTCGCCAAGCATACCCTATGGGAAATGCCCGTCATGAAACAAATACTACAAATCACAAAAGCAATACCTGTAACACGATTGCAGGATATCAAAAAGGATGTGCAAGCACAAAAAGAAATGCTGCAACAAGGTAACTTTGAGCCTGATTGGCGAGCAAAAGCAAATAATGAAGCTTTTCAAGCCGTTGGTGATGCGCTTTTAAAAGGAGATTGCATTTTAATATTTCCTGAAGGCGTTAGTCATGACGACCCTTATATATATAAATTTAAAACAGGCTTAGCTCGAATGGCATTGCAGGCAATGAGCCGTGCTAATAATGATAATTTTCATGTTGTCGTTCAACCTGTGGTTATAGATTATTCTGAGAAAGATGAATTTCGCAGCGAACTCAATTTACATTACTGTGAACCTGTTGTGATCACTTCTGCAGATAACTCTGTGAACGATATTATGGATGGAGTGAGAGAATCATTAGAAGCAGGTTTTGCAAGTTTTTTTAGCTGGGACGAAAAAAGAAACTGGAGATTTTTATTTGAACTTTCTTATGGTAGACAAGCATATTCATCACGTGAATTTAGAATTTTTGTCGAAAAACTTCGCCCTGAATTCGACATCGACCCGATTTTAATGGCGCGTATACAAACTATGCGCCGTATGATGCAAGCTGTTAATGTTTCTCCCATACAACTTGTTTGGGGAGATGTGAATTATAAACGGAGAAATTTCTTTTGGGTTATTTTCAGGCATGGATGGTTTTATTTATTTTTAACTATTCCTATTGAATTTTTAGGAACCATTGTTTGGGCTATTCCTTCTAAATTTTGTGAATCACTTGCAAAAAAAAGCACATCTGATCGCGATGTCAGAGCAACTATGAAGATTGCCCATGGCATGTGGTTCTTTCCACTTTGGGCCTTTTTTACATCATCCGTATTTACATATCTGCTAGGCTCCTATTTACCTAATATTAATAAAATCGTAATATGGATTGCTTTCTTAATCTTGACTCCTACATTTCTTGCATTGAGTCTGATGGTTCGAGAAAGTATTAACTTCTTCCCTGGTTTTTTAAGATTGGCAAAGCTCCGTTTCTTCTTCCCTAGAGGGTGGTATGAGCTCATGAAAGAGTGGAGAGAAATCTCTGATGGAGTCATGCTTAAAATTAAATCCCAAGAAGAATCTAAAAAACCTAAACATAATTGA
- a CDS encoding alpha/beta hydrolase codes for MSIQHNIKWIGSKSLDKLQSPLKTVAQFKGNEVKNVIIALHGFGDNAANFASLANEIKVTDVLWLFPQGPRNYPMGVDGSQWFPLFNNPTEERRVSEDSILQLLYNVTEQINVPFHKIFILGFSQGASMALNCGLKGKENLAGILSLSGFMIQGHVIKNSYAGERITTPIFVAHGLQDQVVLPAMYFETVDILKDMGTAKVRAKTYQMGHNISQEEINDIAKFIEEFR; via the coding sequence ATGTCAATTCAGCATAACATCAAATGGATAGGATCGAAAAGTCTTGATAAACTGCAGAGTCCTTTAAAAACAGTGGCGCAGTTTAAAGGGAATGAAGTTAAAAATGTAATTATTGCTTTGCATGGTTTTGGAGATAATGCTGCAAATTTTGCATCGTTGGCTAATGAAATTAAAGTAACGGATGTTCTCTGGCTGTTTCCACAGGGACCGAGAAACTATCCAATGGGTGTCGATGGGTCACAATGGTTTCCTCTTTTTAATAATCCCACTGAAGAAAGAAGAGTTTCAGAAGATTCTATCTTGCAATTATTATATAACGTAACTGAGCAGATTAATGTCCCGTTTCATAAAATATTTATTTTAGGTTTTTCGCAAGGTGCTTCGATGGCGCTTAATTGTGGACTAAAAGGGAAAGAGAATTTAGCTGGTATTCTTTCATTGAGTGGATTTATGATTCAAGGGCATGTGATTAAAAATAGTTATGCAGGTGAAAGAATAACGACTCCTATTTTTGTTGCACATGGACTGCAAGATCAGGTTGTACTTCCAGCAATGTATTTTGAGACAGTTGATATATTAAAAGATATGGGAACTGCAAAAGTGAGAGCAAAAACATATCAGATGGGTCATAATATCAGTCAAGAAGAAATAAATGACATCGCAAAATTCATAGAGGAATTTCGTTGA
- the hflX gene encoding GTPase HflX, producing MSKNNIDIEKTLELEKARQQLENRVQGGMKSYLVSLELPDDDPVEIQESLVELGALIRTLGDECVGVTVQKKVKPIPATYIGLGKAEEIKKACELLKFDYVTFDQELSPTQVRNLENLIAKPILDRTGVILQIFRKNARSKEARTQVEIAHLEYIAPRLSNAWITWERQRGGGGSGGRLKGAGETQIEIDRRRMKDKIASLRKDLEKIQKERETQRKNRADEWNVVLVGYTNAGKTTLMNALTESHLSAKDSLFETLDSSIRRIRGVNNMNILVTDTVGFIRNLPHGLVASFRSTLEETSKADLLLHIVDITHKSYKDHIKVTDEVLVQVGASDVPRIIVFNKIDKVVGEPRLPKILARGYPRSICLSSYKEEDIKRFREMIVNFLAQNMVEEVFHVSYGDSKMLSLIYSHTRVLESNWTQDEGIFKVRMSKSIYQRYFAPVKSEEEQEWQVKSN from the coding sequence TTGAGTAAAAATAATATTGATATAGAAAAAACATTAGAATTAGAAAAAGCACGGCAGCAATTGGAAAATCGTGTTCAAGGTGGGATGAAGTCTTATCTCGTAAGTCTTGAATTGCCCGATGATGACCCCGTAGAAATTCAAGAAAGCTTAGTTGAGCTTGGTGCTTTAATTAGAACTTTAGGGGATGAATGCGTCGGTGTGACGGTGCAAAAGAAAGTCAAACCTATTCCTGCAACTTATATAGGTTTAGGTAAAGCTGAGGAAATAAAAAAAGCCTGTGAGCTATTAAAATTCGATTATGTCACTTTCGATCAAGAGCTTTCTCCAACCCAAGTGCGAAATCTTGAAAATTTAATTGCTAAACCTATTCTTGATAGAACAGGTGTTATTCTACAAATATTTAGGAAAAATGCACGATCCAAAGAGGCGCGCACGCAGGTAGAAATTGCTCACTTAGAGTATATTGCACCCAGACTTTCAAATGCTTGGATCACTTGGGAAAGGCAAAGAGGCGGTGGAGGATCGGGGGGACGACTCAAAGGTGCGGGAGAAACGCAGATCGAAATTGATCGGCGCAGGATGAAAGATAAGATTGCTAGCCTAAGAAAAGACCTAGAGAAAATCCAAAAAGAACGCGAAACACAAAGAAAAAATCGGGCAGATGAGTGGAATGTTGTGTTGGTTGGTTATACGAATGCTGGAAAAACGACCTTGATGAATGCTCTCACCGAAAGCCATTTATCTGCGAAAGATTCACTGTTTGAAACACTCGATTCCAGTATCCGTCGAATTCGTGGTGTAAATAATATGAATATTCTTGTGACTGACACTGTCGGCTTTATCCGCAATTTACCGCATGGCTTGGTGGCAAGTTTTAGAAGCACTTTGGAAGAGACTAGTAAGGCCGATCTTTTACTTCATATTGTTGATATTACTCATAAATCTTATAAAGATCACATTAAAGTAACGGACGAAGTGCTTGTGCAAGTCGGTGCTTCCGATGTGCCAAGAATTATTGTTTTCAACAAAATTGATAAAGTTGTGGGTGAACCGCGTCTTCCTAAAATCCTCGCGCGTGGATACCCAAGAAGTATCTGCTTGTCTAGTTATAAAGAAGAGGATATCAAACGCTTTCGAGAGATGATTGTGAATTTTCTTGCCCAAAATATGGTTGAAGAAGTTTTTCACGTTTCTTATGGTGATTCTAAAATGTTATCACTTATTTACTCTCATACACGTGTCTTAGAGTCGAATTGGACCCAAGATGAAGGAATTTTTAAGGTGCGCATGTCTAAAAGTATTTATCAGCGATATTTTGCACCCGTTAAATCTGAGGAAGAACAAGAATGGCAAGTAAAATCGAATTAA
- the murB gene encoding UDP-N-acetylmuramate dehydrogenase — MEKRLPYFFLENQPLNNKTYYRMGGHARFFAEPNNIAEIQEALYWTKENSIPCSVLGSGSNSVYADGDFSGLVISLEKLSAWHWENSETLFAEAGVTNTEIAEICLLENRAGAGWMYRMPGQLGASVRMNARCYGGEISQIVTQIFTLDMDGILKTYRNEEVFQGYKKTLLMNKPEIVIGARLSFPQTELPEKLIQFMHECEADRHKKKHFFMPSCGSTFKNNYSIGKPSGQLFDQLGLKGTRVGNAAVSEYHANFVWNLGNATTNDMLSLTAIMRDKAKTELNADLELEVQPVGEFSQKLYTNCGMQMLGPSYRGENNNKWVGLLWHPNSSHIKKPETKKIFPLKIFDSPYIEYAQNSYQGIPSIGIEIIQMMPMSKAIKNANLPFLKWLTYSSESLEKYFLHTPPRKNNKKTNFIDELWKYSVSELFIADAKNSKRYLEFELTVNGNWIALEFDGIRQRSKRSQIPNELLWSGLEIINSDKNNLKNEEKKNSFGMSFSYNQLKKVIGKKDKKILIQGALSLGDTKFLLAPYWKQIKYSKSAAGDIVENEIIPNFHQPSKFWMISLY, encoded by the coding sequence ATGGAAAAGCGGTTGCCTTATTTCTTTTTAGAAAATCAACCTTTAAATAATAAAACTTATTATCGGATGGGTGGACACGCCCGTTTTTTTGCGGAACCGAATAATATCGCAGAAATACAAGAAGCATTATATTGGACAAAAGAAAATTCAATTCCGTGCTCTGTTTTGGGCTCTGGCAGCAACTCAGTTTATGCAGATGGTGATTTTTCGGGATTAGTCATTTCTTTAGAAAAACTTTCAGCCTGGCATTGGGAGAATTCAGAGACTTTATTTGCCGAAGCTGGGGTTACAAATACAGAAATAGCTGAAATATGTTTGCTTGAAAATCGTGCTGGAGCTGGGTGGATGTACCGTATGCCAGGCCAGTTGGGTGCATCTGTGCGTATGAATGCCCGTTGTTATGGCGGTGAAATCTCACAAATTGTGACACAAATTTTTACGCTCGATATGGATGGTATTTTAAAAACATATCGCAATGAAGAGGTTTTTCAAGGTTATAAAAAGACTCTTCTTATGAATAAGCCGGAAATTGTGATTGGTGCACGCTTGAGTTTTCCGCAAACCGAATTACCAGAAAAATTAATTCAATTTATGCATGAATGCGAAGCCGATAGGCATAAAAAAAAGCATTTCTTCATGCCGAGTTGTGGTTCCACTTTTAAAAATAATTATTCTATTGGAAAGCCGAGTGGTCAATTATTCGATCAATTGGGCTTAAAGGGAACACGTGTTGGCAATGCTGCAGTGAGTGAGTATCATGCAAATTTTGTCTGGAATCTCGGTAATGCGACTACCAATGATATGTTATCTTTAACAGCAATTATGCGAGATAAAGCAAAAACAGAGCTCAATGCAGACTTAGAATTAGAAGTTCAACCTGTCGGGGAATTTTCGCAAAAGCTTTATACAAATTGCGGTATGCAAATGCTAGGGCCAAGTTATCGGGGTGAAAATAATAATAAATGGGTTGGTCTTTTATGGCATCCAAACTCAAGCCATATTAAGAAACCCGAAACTAAAAAAATATTTCCATTAAAAATCTTTGACTCACCTTATATTGAATATGCGCAAAATTCTTATCAAGGTATTCCTTCAATTGGGATTGAGATCATTCAAATGATGCCTATGAGTAAAGCCATAAAGAATGCAAATCTTCCTTTTCTTAAATGGTTAACTTATAGTTCAGAGTCACTTGAAAAATATTTTTTGCATACGCCGCCTAGAAAAAATAATAAGAAAACTAATTTTATTGATGAACTATGGAAATATAGTGTGAGTGAATTATTTATCGCTGATGCGAAGAATTCCAAAAGATATCTTGAATTTGAATTGACTGTAAATGGGAATTGGATTGCACTTGAATTCGATGGGATTAGACAAAGATCAAAACGCAGTCAAATACCAAATGAACTGCTTTGGTCAGGTTTAGAAATTATTAATTCGGACAAAAATAATTTAAAAAATGAGGAAAAGAAAAATTCTTTTGGAATGAGTTTTTCATATAATCAATTAAAAAAAGTTATAGGAAAAAAAGATAAAAAAATATTAATTCAAGGTGCTTTGAGCCTTGGGGATACAAAATTTTTATTAGCTCCTTATTGGAAGCAGATTAAATATTCTAAGAGTGCGGCTGGGGATATAGTCGAAAATGAAATTATCCCCAATTTTCATCAACCATCGAAATTTTGGATGATCTCACTATATTAA